The following proteins come from a genomic window of Streptomyces liliiviolaceus:
- a CDS encoding RNA polymerase sigma factor, which translates to MLGDDAELTAAVLAAQYGDETAFRTVYRAVHPRLLGYVRTLVGDPDAEDVTSEAWLQIARDLERFSGDADRFRGWAARIARNRALDHIRMRGRRPAIGGDESELTGRAAESDTAGEAIEALATGRTLSLIAQLPQDQAEAVVLRVVVGLDAKTAADTLGKRPGAVRTAAHRGLKRLAELLGADPEEAAPESVGSLASVPQQRPPHTEPRTRAVTSAGVTHTPSRTQKDM; encoded by the coding sequence GTGCTGGGGGACGACGCGGAGCTGACCGCCGCGGTGCTTGCCGCACAGTACGGAGACGAGACCGCGTTCCGGACTGTGTACCGAGCCGTGCATCCACGGCTGCTCGGGTATGTGCGGACGCTGGTCGGTGACCCGGACGCCGAGGACGTGACGTCCGAGGCCTGGCTGCAGATCGCCCGCGACCTGGAGCGGTTCAGCGGAGACGCGGACCGGTTCCGCGGCTGGGCGGCCCGGATAGCCCGCAACCGCGCGCTCGACCACATACGCATGCGCGGGCGGCGCCCCGCGATAGGCGGCGACGAGAGCGAACTGACCGGCAGGGCCGCCGAGTCCGACACCGCGGGTGAGGCCATCGAGGCGCTCGCCACGGGCCGCACCCTCTCCCTCATCGCCCAGCTCCCACAGGACCAGGCGGAAGCCGTCGTGCTGCGTGTCGTCGTCGGCCTCGACGCCAAGACCGCCGCGGACACCCTCGGCAAACGGCCCGGCGCCGTCCGCACGGCGGCGCACCGCGGACTCAAGCGCCTCGCGGAACTGCTCGGCGCGGACCCGGAGGAGGCCGCTCCGGAATCCGTGGGCTCCCTGGCCTCGGTACCCCAGCAGAGACCCCCGCACACGGAGCCGCGTACCCGTGCGGTGACGTCGGCCGGTGTGACGCATACGCCTTCGCGTACGCAGAAGGACATGTGA
- a CDS encoding L,D-transpeptidase family protein, whose amino-acid sequence MRTSGVWRSVAAATALAALTVVSGCTIQPAGPPGTSPAASPPAGGSSSAGSSPPAGRTPDAKPPASAGQPAPEVLWSPGDRGGDVRELQARLRQVLWLYEGPTGTYDASTVYAVKGFQGKRGLPRTGTTDSVTWQRLLGMTREPGKWDLYASGGQPAAKPDPRCMTGRVLCISKTSRTLRWMIDGRTVSVMAVRFGAQYTPTREGVFNVYFKSRHHVSTLYDSPMPYAMFFSGGQAVHYSADFAGTGYYGGSHGCVNVRDEGKIAAMFAQVRDGDKVVIYW is encoded by the coding sequence ATGCGTACATCAGGTGTGTGGAGATCGGTCGCGGCGGCGACGGCACTGGCGGCGCTCACCGTGGTGAGCGGGTGCACCATCCAGCCCGCGGGCCCGCCGGGCACGTCACCGGCCGCCTCGCCGCCCGCCGGCGGGTCGTCGTCCGCGGGCTCCTCGCCACCGGCCGGCCGCACCCCGGACGCCAAGCCGCCCGCCTCCGCCGGGCAGCCCGCGCCCGAGGTCCTGTGGTCGCCGGGCGACCGGGGCGGGGACGTACGGGAGCTGCAGGCCCGGCTGCGCCAGGTGCTGTGGCTCTACGAGGGCCCCACGGGCACGTACGACGCCTCGACGGTCTACGCGGTCAAGGGTTTCCAGGGCAAGCGCGGCCTGCCGAGGACCGGCACCACGGACTCGGTGACCTGGCAGCGGCTGCTGGGGATGACCCGCGAGCCGGGCAAGTGGGACCTGTACGCGTCGGGCGGCCAGCCGGCCGCGAAACCGGACCCGCGCTGTATGACGGGCCGGGTGCTGTGCATCAGCAAGACCAGCCGCACCCTGCGCTGGATGATCGACGGCCGCACGGTCTCGGTGATGGCGGTGCGCTTCGGCGCGCAGTACACACCCACCCGCGAAGGTGTCTTCAACGTCTACTTCAAGTCGCGCCATCATGTGTCGACGCTCTACGACTCACCCATGCCGTACGCGATGTTCTTCAGCGGCGGCCAGGCGGTCCACTACTCCGCGGACTTCGCGGGGACGGGCTACTACGGCGGCTCGCACGGCTGTGTGAACGTACGGGACGAGGGGAAGATCGCGGCGATGTTCGCGCAGGTGAGGGACGGCGACAAGGTCGTCATCTACTGGTGA
- the leuE gene encoding leucine efflux protein LeuE, with amino-acid sequence MLGVTDLPTYLVGLVLIVLLPGPNSLYVLSVAARRGVRTGYRASAGVWCGDAVLMTLSAAGVASLLQANALLFGIVKYAGAGYLTWLAFGMLRAAWQMWRTRRERGGAEETVPPAVEERPFRRALVISLFNPKAILFFVAFFVQFVDPGYAYPALSFVVLGAFAQLASVLYLSALIFGGTKLAAAFERRRRLSAGATSAAGALFLGFAVKLSLASSV; translated from the coding sequence ATGCTTGGCGTAACCGATCTCCCCACCTATCTCGTGGGCCTCGTGCTGATTGTCCTGCTGCCGGGGCCGAACTCGCTGTATGTGCTGTCCGTCGCCGCGCGGCGCGGTGTCCGGACCGGGTATCGGGCCTCCGCCGGTGTCTGGTGCGGTGACGCCGTGCTGATGACGCTGTCCGCGGCCGGTGTCGCGTCCCTGCTGCAGGCCAACGCCCTGCTGTTCGGGATCGTGAAGTACGCGGGAGCCGGGTATCTCACCTGGCTGGCCTTCGGGATGCTGCGGGCCGCGTGGCAGATGTGGCGGACCCGGCGGGAGCGGGGCGGGGCCGAGGAGACCGTCCCGCCGGCCGTCGAGGAGCGGCCCTTCCGGCGGGCGCTCGTCATCAGCCTGTTCAACCCGAAGGCGATCCTGTTCTTCGTGGCCTTCTTCGTGCAGTTCGTCGACCCCGGTTACGCGTACCCGGCCCTGTCGTTCGTCGTGCTCGGCGCCTTCGCCCAGCTCGCGAGCGTCCTCTATCTCAGCGCGCTGATATTCGGCGGTACGAAGCTGGCGGCGGCCTTCGAGCGGCGCAGGCGGCTCTCCGCGGGAGCCACCTCCGCCGCCGGCGCGCTCTTCCTCGGTTTCGCCGTGAAGCTGTCGCTCGCCAGCTCCGTCTGA